Proteins from one Cryptomeria japonica chromosome 4, Sugi_1.0, whole genome shotgun sequence genomic window:
- the LOC131875153 gene encoding uncharacterized protein LOC131875153 has translation MKEADYLVKQASLGIIVGLGAKTQEKINLVRLSIESVTTTTEQPSQEVQPSSASIIGTTTTTPTTTATTTTTTTPTTTSTMSIVVTTSTPHPPLATTTVTPSSIVSHMPAPTMTPTIETITIHNVESDSDQEDEPTLEKVEPKKRKRMNPSSVEK, from the coding sequence atgaaagaagCAGATTATCTGGTGAAACAGGCAAGCTTGGGGATTATAGTAGGCCTAGGGGCCAAAACACAAGAAAAGATTAATCTTGTTAGGCTTTCTATTGAGAGTGTTACAACAACAACAGAACAACCTTCTCAAGAGGTTCAACCCTCTAGTGCCTCCATTATTGGTACCACAACTACTACTCCTACTACTACTGCTACTACTACTACCACAACAACAccaacaaccacatcaaccatgTCTATTGTTGTAACTACTTCAACACCACATCCACCATTGGCTACAACAACTGTTACTCCATCTTCTATTGTTTCACATATGCCTGCACCTACAATGACTCCTACAATTGAAACAATAACTATTCATAATGTGGAGTCCGACTCGGACCAAGAGGATGAGCCAACGCTAGAGAAGGTAGAaccaaagaagagaaagagaatgaATCCTTCTAGTGTGGAGAAATGA